Proteins from a single region of Geothrix sp. PMB-07:
- a CDS encoding acyl-CoA dehydrogenase family protein: MLGFALSPEQLAEKERAHSFAEKIIRPVARKYDETGEWATDVYKAAFDFGYLQALVPKDCGGPGSSQIEEAIVCEELAWGCGGLYTSIMANGLAMTPLLIAASPEQKKKWLGMIAEEPKFAAFSLSEPNAGSDAGGMSCRAEKRGDKYIINGTKCYCTNGGYADWYALFCSTDPSKGARGTSCIVVPRDTPGLVVGKAMDKMGQRASNQVELYFNDAEVPAENILGKEGMGFIIAMKTLDQTRAAVAAGGVGVARAAFEIALEYAKTRIQFGQPIFANQAISFMLADMSKKIEASRLLTWQAAWMTDNGIKNSRQSAIAKTFATDTAMEVTTDAVQILGGNGYSKDYLVEKCMRDAKLLQIYEGTNQIQRLVIAKEIQQGN, translated from the coding sequence ATGCTTGGATTCGCCCTTTCTCCCGAACAACTGGCCGAGAAGGAACGCGCCCATTCCTTCGCGGAGAAGATCATCCGTCCCGTGGCCCGCAAATACGACGAGACCGGCGAGTGGGCCACAGACGTCTACAAGGCCGCCTTTGATTTCGGCTACCTGCAGGCGCTGGTGCCCAAGGACTGCGGCGGCCCCGGCAGCTCACAGATCGAGGAGGCCATCGTCTGCGAGGAACTCGCCTGGGGCTGTGGCGGTCTTTACACTTCGATCATGGCCAACGGCCTGGCCATGACGCCGCTGCTCATCGCCGCCAGTCCCGAGCAGAAGAAGAAGTGGCTGGGCATGATCGCCGAAGAGCCCAAGTTCGCGGCCTTCTCCCTGTCCGAGCCCAACGCCGGTTCTGATGCCGGGGGCATGAGCTGCCGCGCCGAGAAACGCGGTGACAAGTACATCATCAACGGCACCAAGTGCTATTGCACCAACGGCGGCTACGCCGACTGGTACGCACTGTTCTGCAGCACCGATCCCAGCAAGGGCGCCCGCGGCACCAGCTGCATCGTGGTGCCACGGGACACGCCCGGACTGGTGGTGGGCAAGGCCATGGACAAGATGGGCCAGCGCGCCAGCAACCAGGTGGAGCTCTACTTCAACGATGCCGAAGTGCCCGCCGAGAACATCCTGGGCAAGGAGGGCATGGGCTTCATCATCGCCATGAAGACGCTGGACCAGACCCGCGCCGCCGTGGCCGCGGGGGGCGTGGGCGTGGCCCGGGCCGCCTTCGAGATCGCCCTGGAATACGCCAAGACGCGCATCCAGTTCGGCCAGCCCATCTTCGCAAACCAGGCCATCAGCTTCATGCTGGCGGACATGTCCAAGAAGATCGAGGCCAGCCGCCTGCTCACCTGGCAGGCCGCCTGGATGACCGACAATGGCATCAAGAACTCGCGTCAGAGCGCCATCGCCAAGACCTTCGCCACCGACACCGCCATGGAAGTCACCACGGATGCCGTGCAGATCCTCGGTGGCAACGGCTACAGCAAGGACTACCTGGTGGAGAAGTGCATGCGCGACGCCAAGCTGCTGCAGATCTATGAGGGAACGAACCAGATCCAGCGGCTGGTGATCGCGAAAGAGATCCAGCAGGGAAACTGA
- a CDS encoding aminotransferase class I/II-fold pyridoxal phosphate-dependent enzyme produces MTIRLTDLGKAVLETEYAVRGPIVARAAELEKQGREIIYCNIGNPQSLGQKALTWNRQILSLCEYPALMDLAPGVFPSDVVETAKAILGGSKHGLGAYSESRGVRFIREAVAEFILERDHIGVDPDAIFLTDGASKGVQTILRLLIGKPTDGIMVPIPQYPLYSATITLYEGRMVPYYLDEANGWKLSRVMLESSLAKAKAEGTDVKAICVINPGNPTGAVLDEANIAMIIDFAKAHGLSILADEVYQENIYLPGDEFVSFAKVLHQADAKDVSLFSFHSCSKGFLGECGVRGGYFEYRNVPEDVAAQILKLQSVSLCANLAGQAATYAMVRPPKPGMPSYAQYAAEKKGILDTLKQRAILLAEGLNKVEGITCNVIAGAMYAFPCVTLPAGRTDFEYAMALLEQTGICVVPGSGFGQAEGTAHFRTTILPPTEKIQKVVEALGAFHRNFR; encoded by the coding sequence ATGACCATTCGATTGACCGATCTTGGAAAAGCCGTTCTTGAGACCGAGTACGCGGTCCGGGGACCCATCGTGGCGCGCGCTGCGGAGCTGGAGAAGCAGGGGCGCGAGATCATCTACTGCAACATCGGCAACCCCCAGTCCCTGGGGCAGAAGGCGCTGACCTGGAACCGGCAGATCCTGTCGCTTTGCGAGTACCCCGCACTCATGGATCTGGCGCCCGGCGTCTTCCCTTCCGATGTGGTGGAAACCGCCAAGGCCATCCTTGGCGGCTCGAAGCACGGCCTGGGCGCCTACAGCGAAAGCCGCGGCGTGCGCTTCATCCGCGAGGCCGTGGCCGAGTTCATCCTGGAGCGCGACCACATCGGCGTCGACCCTGATGCCATCTTCCTCACGGATGGCGCCAGCAAGGGCGTGCAGACCATCCTGCGCCTGCTCATTGGCAAGCCCACCGACGGCATCATGGTGCCCATCCCCCAGTACCCGCTCTACTCGGCCACCATCACGCTCTACGAAGGGCGCATGGTGCCCTACTACCTGGACGAGGCCAACGGCTGGAAACTGAGCCGGGTCATGCTCGAATCTTCGCTGGCCAAGGCCAAGGCCGAGGGCACCGATGTGAAGGCCATCTGCGTCATCAATCCGGGCAACCCCACGGGTGCGGTGCTGGACGAAGCCAACATCGCCATGATCATCGACTTTGCCAAGGCCCATGGGCTCTCCATCCTGGCGGACGAGGTCTACCAGGAGAACATCTACCTGCCGGGGGATGAATTCGTCTCCTTCGCCAAGGTGCTGCATCAGGCCGATGCCAAGGATGTGTCCCTCTTCAGCTTCCACTCCTGCTCCAAGGGCTTCCTGGGCGAGTGCGGTGTGCGGGGCGGCTACTTCGAGTACCGCAACGTGCCCGAGGATGTGGCGGCGCAGATCCTCAAGCTGCAGAGCGTGAGCCTTTGCGCCAACCTCGCGGGCCAGGCGGCCACCTACGCCATGGTGCGCCCGCCCAAGCCGGGCATGCCCTCCTACGCGCAGTATGCCGCGGAGAAGAAGGGCATTCTCGACACCCTCAAGCAGCGCGCCATCCTGCTGGCCGAAGGGCTCAACAAGGTCGAAGGCATCACCTGCAATGTGATCGCCGGCGCCATGTATGCCTTTCCCTGCGTGACGCTGCCCGCAGGCCGCACGGATTTCGAATACGCCATGGCCCTGCTGGAGCAGACGGGCATCTGCGTGGTGCCGGGTTCGGGCTTCGGCCAGGCTGAAGGCACCGCCCACTTCCGCACCACCATCCTGCCCCCCACCGAAAAGATCCAGAAGGTGGTGGAAGCTCTCGGCGCCTTTCACCGGAACTTCCGGTAG
- a CDS encoding SDR family NAD(P)-dependent oxidoreductase: MRPEHPIVLITGASSGFGEAMARLLAANGCHLALGARRVERVQALADELVKAHGIKAFAGAVDTRETASVNAFVEAAATSLGGLHVLVANAGLASGTFKLWETPDEDLEAMMRTNVEGVVKTIRAGLPHVRKAGWGHVFFIGSTAGHQPYEGGSVYCASKFGVKAMAQTLRLEVNGEQIRVTSVDPGMAETEFSNVRMKDDAKAKAVYQGVKPLSAFDVAECVRWCLMLPDHVNIDEILVKCVDQASVHKVHRRA; encoded by the coding sequence ATGCGCCCCGAGCATCCCATTGTCCTCATCACTGGTGCATCCAGCGGCTTCGGCGAAGCCATGGCCCGTCTGCTGGCGGCGAATGGTTGCCACCTGGCGTTGGGAGCCCGGCGCGTGGAGCGGGTGCAGGCCTTGGCGGATGAGCTGGTGAAGGCCCATGGCATCAAGGCCTTCGCGGGTGCCGTGGACACGCGTGAGACCGCCAGCGTGAACGCCTTTGTGGAGGCTGCTGCGACAAGCTTGGGCGGGCTGCATGTCCTGGTGGCCAACGCGGGCCTGGCCAGCGGCACCTTCAAACTGTGGGAAACGCCGGACGAGGATCTGGAAGCGATGATGCGCACCAACGTGGAAGGGGTGGTGAAGACCATCCGCGCGGGCCTGCCCCATGTGCGCAAGGCGGGCTGGGGCCATGTGTTCTTCATCGGTTCTACGGCCGGTCACCAACCCTACGAGGGTGGCAGTGTCTACTGCGCTTCAAAGTTCGGCGTGAAGGCCATGGCCCAGACGCTCCGCCTGGAAGTGAATGGCGAGCAGATCCGCGTCACGTCCGTGGATCCCGGCATGGCCGAGACCGAGTTCTCCAACGTGCGCATGAAGGATGATGCCAAGGCCAAGGCCGTCTACCAGGGCGTGAAGCCCCTCTCGGCCTTCGACGTGGCCGAGTGTGTGCGCTGGTGCCTCATGCTTCCCGATCACGTGAACATCGATGAGATCCTGGTGAAGTGCGTGGACCAGGCCAGCGTGCACAAAGTTCACAGGCGCGCCTGA
- a CDS encoding aminopeptidase P family protein yields the protein MPSAHPTSERRNRLQARMERGLLLLLGNDESPMNYGDNAYPFRQDSTFLYFAGIARAGCALVLDLDEGRTILFGEDATIDDLVWTGPQPTLKEQAEGAGISETAGLRALGEYLGRARQAGRPIHFLPPYRAEHRLQLQGLLGLAPVAQSAAVSIPFIQAVAELRIRKSADEVAEIERAVDLSVDMHLAAMQMARPGLKEANIAARVTELAQAAGCGLSYPVIATIHGEVLHNHHYHHALEAGQLFLLDAGAETPGGYAGDLTSTFPVSPRFTTRQRELYDLVLKAFLAAVDALRPGVNFRDVHLLACRTLTAGLKDLGLMKGDVDAAVAAGAHALFFPCGLGHLMGLDVHDMENLGEVWVGYEGRPKSTQFGLKSLRLGRELQEGFVLTVEPGLYFMPGLMDRWRSEGRCLEFINFDALEGCRDLGGLRIEEDFLITAQGSRRLGKSKPRTADDVEVLRT from the coding sequence ATGCCCAGCGCCCATCCCACCTCCGAACGACGGAACCGGCTGCAGGCACGCATGGAGCGGGGCCTCCTGCTCCTGCTGGGCAACGACGAAAGCCCCATGAACTATGGGGACAACGCCTATCCCTTCCGGCAGGACAGCACCTTTCTCTACTTCGCGGGCATCGCCCGCGCCGGCTGCGCGCTGGTGCTGGATCTGGATGAGGGGCGGACGATCCTCTTCGGCGAGGATGCCACCATCGACGACCTCGTCTGGACCGGCCCTCAGCCCACCCTGAAGGAGCAGGCGGAGGGCGCTGGCATCTCCGAGACGGCGGGACTCCGAGCCCTGGGTGAGTATCTGGGCCGGGCGCGGCAGGCCGGACGGCCCATCCACTTCCTGCCGCCCTACCGCGCCGAGCACCGGTTGCAGCTGCAGGGGCTGCTGGGGCTGGCGCCGGTCGCGCAGAGCGCTGCGGTGTCCATCCCCTTCATCCAGGCCGTGGCCGAGCTGCGCATCCGGAAGTCGGCGGACGAGGTGGCCGAGATCGAGCGCGCGGTGGACCTCTCCGTGGACATGCACCTGGCGGCCATGCAAATGGCCCGCCCCGGCCTGAAGGAAGCCAATATCGCGGCCCGCGTCACCGAGCTCGCGCAGGCAGCGGGCTGCGGCCTATCCTATCCGGTCATCGCCACGATCCATGGCGAGGTGCTGCACAACCACCACTACCATCACGCCCTGGAAGCGGGCCAGCTCTTCCTCCTGGATGCGGGTGCGGAAACGCCGGGCGGCTATGCCGGAGACCTCACCAGCACGTTCCCGGTTTCGCCCCGCTTCACCACCCGCCAACGTGAGCTCTATGACTTGGTGCTGAAGGCGTTTCTCGCGGCCGTGGATGCCCTGCGGCCCGGCGTGAATTTCCGCGACGTCCACCTGCTGGCCTGCCGCACCCTGACCGCGGGCCTGAAGGATCTGGGCCTCATGAAAGGCGATGTGGATGCGGCGGTGGCCGCGGGCGCCCACGCCCTCTTCTTCCCCTGCGGGCTGGGCCACCTCATGGGCCTGGATGTACATGACATGGAGAACCTGGGCGAGGTCTGGGTGGGCTACGAGGGCCGCCCCAAGAGCACCCAGTTCGGGCTGAAATCCCTGCGCCTGGGCCGCGAACTGCAGGAAGGTTTCGTGCTCACCGTCGAGCCTGGGCTCTACTTCATGCCCGGCCTGATGGACCGGTGGCGCAGCGAAGGCCGCTGCCTCGAGTTCATCAACTTCGACGCACTCGAGGGTTGCCGCGACCTCGGTGGCCTGCGCATCGAGGAGGATTTCCTCATCACCGCCCAAGGCAGCCGCCGCCTGGGCAAGTCGAAGCCCCGCACCGCCGACGACGTGGAAGTCCTGCGCACCTGA
- a CDS encoding GntR family transcriptional regulator — MVPSKITTKPIVVKSLREQVYEYLKAELKRGALDTGAFLDLNKLARELGVSRTPLRDALIQLEVEEFVTIAPRRGVAVRSLDPKDIQEIYQLVGALEGAALLAVAPSITDADLAHLRELDQRSQRAIDAGDKDGFYETNYAFHDFFLDRLGNQRITALVHAKKQQLYDWNRKFERLHVSWENSGVHEHEEVLRLLEAGEAAAAAAYLRDVHWGFNVQEAFVQQVYFTEQG, encoded by the coding sequence ATGGTCCCCAGCAAGATCACCACCAAGCCCATCGTTGTGAAGTCCCTGCGGGAGCAGGTCTACGAATACCTGAAGGCGGAGCTGAAGCGGGGCGCTCTCGATACGGGTGCCTTCCTGGATCTGAACAAGCTGGCCAGGGAGCTGGGCGTGAGCCGCACCCCCCTGCGGGACGCGCTGATCCAGCTGGAGGTGGAGGAATTCGTCACCATCGCGCCGCGCCGGGGTGTTGCCGTGCGCAGCCTGGATCCGAAGGACATCCAGGAGATCTACCAGCTGGTGGGGGCTCTGGAGGGCGCAGCCCTGCTGGCGGTGGCACCCTCCATCACCGATGCCGACCTCGCGCACCTGCGGGAGCTGGACCAGCGCTCCCAGCGCGCCATCGACGCGGGCGACAAGGATGGTTTCTACGAGACCAACTACGCGTTCCATGATTTCTTCCTCGACCGCCTGGGCAACCAGCGGATCACAGCCCTGGTGCACGCGAAAAAGCAGCAGCTCTATGACTGGAACCGCAAGTTCGAGCGGTTGCATGTGAGCTGGGAGAACAGTGGCGTCCATGAGCACGAGGAAGTGCTCCGTCTGCTGGAAGCCGGAGAAGCCGCCGCCGCCGCCGCCTACCTGCGCGATGTGCACTGGGGCTTCAACGTGCAGGAAGCCTTCGTCCAGCAGGTCTACTTCACGGAGCAGGGATGA